In Anaerolineales bacterium, the sequence GCGGCACGCCTTCTTCTTTGTATTTGGCTGAGGCGTCAAAGATGCTCATCTGCTCGCCGCTGGGCTGGTGGGCGGTAAAGCCGCCCTCCACGCCGGGCACCATGGCGTTCTTGAGACGGATGTTGGCGAAGGTGCCGCGGGCCATCACGCGATCGTTGCCGCGGCGCGAGCCAAAGGAGTTGAAGTTGGGCACGGTCACGCCGTGCTCCAGCAGGTACTTGCCGGCCGGGCCGTCGGCGGGGATCGCCCCGGCGGGGGAGATGTGGTCCGTGGTGACCGAGTCGCCCAAAATGGCCAGGGCGCGGGCGCCGTTGATCTCGCCGATCGGCTTGGGCTCGCGGCTCAGCCCTTCAAAAAAGGGCGGCTGCTGGATATAGGTCGAATCAGCATCCCAGTTGTACAGCTCGCTCTCGTGAGCGCTGATGTTGTTCCAGGTTTCGTTGCCGGTGAAGACGTTGGCATAGCGTTCGGCGAACATCTCCGGGCGCACGTTGCTTTCGATCGCCTGGCGCACTTCTTCGCTGGTCGGCCAGATGTCACGCAAGTAGATCGGATTGCCGTCGCCATCCATGCCCAGCGGGTCGTTGGTCAGGTCAATGTCCACCGTGCCGGCCAAGGCATAGGCCACCACCAGCGGCGGCGATGCCAGGTAGTTGGCCAGCGCGTAGGGGTGAATGCGGCCCTCAAAGTTGCGGTTGCCGGAGAGCACTGCAGCGGCCACCAGGTCGCCGCCAGTGACGGCCTTGACCACCTCGCCGGCCAGTGGGCCGGAGTTGCCGATGCAGGTGGTGCAGCCGTAGCCCACCAGGTTGAAGCCCAGCTTGGAGAGCGGCTCCATCAGGTCGGCGCTCTCCAGGTATTCAGTGACCACCCGCGAGCCGGGGGCCAGGCTGGTCTTGACGTAAGGCTTAACCTTCAGGCCGCGCTCTACGGCCTTCTTGGCCAGCAGGCCGGCGCCCAGCATCACCGAGGGGTTGGAGGTGTTGGTGCAGGAGGTGATGGCGGCGATGACCAGCGCGCCGTGGCCCATCTCGGCTTGCGAGCCGTTGGTGCCGAAGGTCATCTTCTTTTCCAGCTCTTCCGGCGCCAGGGCGAAACCGCGCTCGCTCTTGGGCGCCACCAGCGCTTTGTGGAACTCGCCGCGCATATCCTCGAGCGTGACGCGGTCTTGCGGGCGCTTGGGCCCAGCCAGGCTGGGCTGCACGCTGCTCAGGTCCAACTCCAATACATCGGTATATTCCGGGTCTGGCGAATTGGCCTCGCGGAACAGACCCTGGGCTTTGCAATAGGCTTCCACCAGGGCGATCTGCTCTTCGCTGCGGGCGGTCAGGCGCAGGTAACGCAGCGTTTCGGCGTCCACCGGGAAGTAGGTGATGGTGGCGCCGTTCTCGGGTGACATGTTGCCGATCATGGCGCGGTCGGCCAGGCTCATCGAGTCCAGGCCGGGACCATAGAATTCCACAAACTTGTCCACCACGCCCCTCTTGCGCAGGATCTGGGTGATGGTCAGGGTCAGGTCGGTGGGGGTCACG encodes:
- the acnA gene encoding aconitate hydratase AcnA is translated as MKKDPFNSIKNLSANNKTYQYYSLHSLEEAGLTQLVRLPFSIRILLEAVLRNCNDLDVFEDDVRNLAGWQPQATGRPAMPFKPARVLLQDFTGVPAIVDLAAMRDAMAALGGDPAKINPLVPVDLVIDHSVQVDFFASPDALQRNAEIEFMRNRERYEFLHWGQQAFDNFRVVPPNTGIVHQVNLEFLGQVVMTKEQDGATWAFPDTLVGTDSHTTMINGLGVVAWGVGGIEAEAAMLGRAVDMLAPDVIGFKLHGKLREGVTPTDLTLTITQILRKRGVVDKFVEFYGPGLDSMSLADRAMIGNMSPENGATITYFPVDAETLRYLRLTARSEEQIALVEAYCKAQGLFREANSPDPEYTDVLELDLSSVQPSLAGPKRPQDRVTLEDMRGEFHKALVAPKSERGFALAPEELEKKMTFGTNGSQAEMGHGALVIAAITSCTNTSNPSVMLGAGLLAKKAVERGLKVKPYVKTSLAPGSRVVTEYLESADLMEPLSKLGFNLVGYGCTTCIGNSGPLAGEVVKAVTGGDLVAAAVLSGNRNFEGRIHPYALANYLASPPLVVAYALAGTVDIDLTNDPLGMDGDGNPIYLRDIWPTSEEVRQAIESNVRPEMFAERYANVFTGNETWNNISAHESELYNWDADSTYIQQPPFFEGLSREPKPIGEINGARALAILGDSVTTDHISPAGAIPADGPAGKYLLEHGVTVPNFNSFGSRRGNDRVMARGTFANIRLKNAMVPGVEGGFTAHQPSGEQMSIFDASAKYKEEGVPLIVLAGKEYGSGSSRDWAAKGPLLLGVSAVIAESFERIHRSNLLGMGILPLVFQAGQSADSLGLDGTESFNIAGITADMAPNTELQVTATKPDGRQISFQVVSKLNTVQDVEVYRQGGILPSVIREML